From the Magnetococcus sp. PR-3 genome, one window contains:
- a CDS encoding arginyltransferase, producing MTGMSRIDASAQRLDLLLTPPHACSYLDDHEAAILFVEPSLPMNAPLYEHLMERGFRRSSEHVYRPYCAQCDSCVSVRIPVDRFRMTRSMRRIWKRNADLTIESAAPTHREEWFQLYRRYLASRHAGGPMDDPQPSQFMEFLNASWSRTRFVEFRLKGRLIMVAVVDDQPKSLSAVYTFFDPDESARSPGTYAILWQIEEAKKEKQPWVYLGYWIKQSPKMRYKARFQPLEGYRDRRWRDLTSEELA from the coding sequence ATGACTGGCATGTCACGTATTGACGCATCAGCTCAACGTTTGGATCTACTGCTCACGCCCCCTCATGCATGCAGTTATCTGGATGATCATGAAGCAGCAATCCTCTTTGTTGAGCCCAGCCTACCCATGAATGCTCCCCTCTATGAGCATTTGATGGAACGTGGTTTTCGTCGCAGTAGCGAACATGTCTATCGCCCCTACTGTGCCCAATGCGACTCCTGTGTATCCGTACGTATACCTGTTGATCGTTTTCGGATGACACGCAGTATGCGGCGTATCTGGAAACGCAATGCCGACCTAACCATAGAGTCAGCAGCGCCAACCCACCGGGAAGAGTGGTTTCAGCTCTACCGCCGTTATTTGGCCTCCCGCCATGCAGGTGGGCCTATGGATGATCCACAACCCAGCCAGTTTATGGAGTTTCTCAACGCCTCCTGGTCCCGTACCCGGTTTGTCGAGTTCCGGTTGAAGGGCCGCTTAATCATGGTGGCTGTGGTGGATGATCAACCCAAGAGTTTATCCGCGGTTTATACCTTTTTTGATCCAGATGAGAGTGCCCGCAGTCCTGGTACTTACGCCATTTTATGGCAGATTGAAGAAGCCAAAAAAGAAAAACAGCCTTGGGTTTATCTGGGTTACTGGATTAAACAGTCACCCAAAATGCGCTATAAGGCTCGGTTCCAGCCATTGGAGGGATATAGAGACCGTCGTTGGCGGGATCTGACCTCTGAGGAGTTGGCTTAA
- the hslV gene encoding ATP-dependent protease subunit HslV: MFKGTTILSVRRGRHVVMGGDGQVSIGNTVAKSNARKVRSMSDGKVLAGFAGSTADAFTLFERFEGKLAKHGGNLTRAAVEMAKDWRTDRVLRRLEAMLAVADEHSSLLISGTGDVLEPEEGVISIGSGGPYALASARALLRHTELNPREIVQSSLLVAAEICVFTNDNLTIEELGSE, translated from the coding sequence TTGTTCAAAGGCACCACCATTCTAAGTGTGCGTCGGGGTCGTCATGTGGTGATGGGCGGGGACGGTCAAGTCTCCATCGGCAACACCGTGGCCAAATCCAACGCTCGTAAGGTTAGATCCATGTCAGATGGTAAGGTTCTGGCTGGTTTTGCCGGATCGACAGCTGATGCATTCACATTGTTTGAACGGTTTGAAGGAAAACTGGCCAAACATGGGGGTAATCTTACCCGAGCTGCTGTGGAGATGGCCAAAGATTGGCGTACTGATCGTGTTTTACGCCGCTTGGAGGCGATGTTGGCTGTGGCAGATGAGCACAGCAGCCTGTTAATCTCCGGTACCGGTGATGTCTTGGAACCTGAAGAAGGGGTTATCTCCATTGGTTCAGGTGGACCTTATGCTTTGGCATCGGCCCGTGCTCTGCTACGGCATACAGAGCTTAATCCCCGTGAGATTGTGCAGAGCAGTCTGTTAGTGGCGGCGGAGATCTGTGTCTTTACCAACGATAATCTGACCATAGAAGAGCTGGGTAGCGAATAA
- the thiD gene encoding bifunctional hydroxymethylpyrimidine kinase/phosphomethylpyrimidine kinase, with protein MLPTVMTIAGSDPCAGAGLQADLKTIAALGGYGASVVTAITVQNSVQVSQVHPVSGALVAAQMQAVLSDMPIKAIKLGMLGNREVVEAVCHVLMDYPDIPVVADTVLRGSAGGALLADEDVAHFVENLLPRCQLITPNLDEAVRLSGNMPVSGVADLEPLARHLMGLGCEGVVLTGGHLAGDQVVDTLVYGSTLKRWVNERIEDQQGFHGTGCTLASAVAVGVAKGLDKVMAVEAGIAYVRQAIHRRIKLGHGQYFLGH; from the coding sequence ATGCTTCCTACCGTGATGACCATTGCTGGGTCTGACCCTTGTGCCGGAGCTGGTCTACAGGCCGATCTTAAGACCATTGCAGCATTGGGGGGCTATGGTGCCAGTGTGGTAACTGCCATTACGGTACAGAACAGTGTTCAGGTTTCACAGGTGCATCCCGTTTCAGGTGCTTTGGTGGCGGCCCAGATGCAGGCTGTCCTTTCGGATATGCCGATTAAAGCCATTAAGCTGGGTATGTTGGGTAACCGTGAGGTGGTTGAGGCCGTATGTCATGTGCTGATGGACTATCCTGATATCCCTGTGGTGGCAGATACCGTACTCAGGGGCTCCGCCGGGGGGGCTTTGCTGGCGGATGAAGATGTGGCGCACTTTGTGGAAAACCTATTACCCCGCTGTCAGCTGATAACCCCTAATTTGGATGAAGCGGTGCGCCTAAGTGGAAACATGCCGGTCAGTGGAGTTGCAGACCTTGAACCTTTGGCTCGGCATCTTATGGGGCTGGGGTGTGAAGGTGTGGTACTAACGGGTGGTCATTTGGCGGGAGACCAAGTGGTGGATACCTTGGTGTATGGATCTACTCTCAAACGTTGGGTGAATGAAAGAATTGAAGATCAGCAGGGCTTTCATGGCACCGGCTGTACGTTGGCTTCAGCCGTGGCGGTTGGGGTGGCCAAAGGGTTGGATAAGGTTATGGCTGTGGAGGCGGGTATTGCCTATGTACGACAGGCCATACACCGCCGTATAAAGTTGGGGCATGGGCAATATTTTTTGGGTCAT
- a CDS encoding FkbM family methyltransferase yields MSIRQGLLNAYGVSKSGFDLRSQTILFLIYLHGSINHNKWKYTEKFIRSYIDFVKSGPLLTIKVKSFQNGRLISAPFQFRAHNFYDYQSISECFGSMYSMSTIDISDMEYLIDAGGNIGAFTRSFLESDHSFKEVVLVEPDPDNYTIMCHNTAFIEHSACIQAALDNKKGEAVFSKSHANMGHLSDIDMPVSSSESFTVKTETLSDIIPASFDLDKTVLKLDIEGAEYSVLPEFFQHKIYPKYIIGEIHTYLKSHGDQLIDLIKSHGYQVDVEITRDHPDAAIQFYARRTV; encoded by the coding sequence ATGTCTATTCGCCAAGGTTTGTTAAATGCTTATGGTGTTTCGAAAAGTGGATTTGATCTAAGAAGTCAAACGATTCTGTTTTTAATCTATCTACACGGCAGCATCAACCACAACAAGTGGAAATATACTGAAAAATTCATTCGCTCATATATTGACTTTGTTAAAAGTGGGCCTCTTTTAACCATAAAAGTAAAATCCTTCCAAAATGGTCGCTTAATAAGTGCGCCCTTTCAATTTAGAGCACACAATTTTTATGATTACCAATCCATTTCTGAATGTTTTGGTAGCATGTATAGCATGAGTACAATCGATATCAGTGATATGGAGTACTTGATAGATGCAGGGGGTAATATTGGTGCTTTTACACGCTCTTTTTTAGAGTCTGATCATTCATTCAAAGAAGTTGTTCTGGTTGAGCCTGATCCAGATAATTATACCATTATGTGCCACAACACCGCTTTCATAGAACATAGCGCATGTATTCAGGCCGCCCTGGATAATAAAAAAGGGGAGGCTGTCTTTTCTAAATCCCACGCCAATATGGGTCATTTATCCGATATTGACATGCCAGTTTCTAGCAGTGAGTCCTTTACGGTTAAAACAGAGACCCTGTCTGACATCATACCCGCTTCATTTGATCTTGATAAAACCGTGTTGAAACTGGATATAGAAGGTGCAGAATATTCTGTTTTACCAGAGTTTTTTCAACATAAAATTTATCCAAAATACATTATTGGCGAAATTCATACTTATCTAAAAAGTCATGGGGATCAACTGATAGATCTTATAAAAAGTCATGGATATCAGGTTGATGTCGAAATCACACGGGATCATCCCGATGCCGCCATTCAGTTTTACGCACGCCGCACAGTCTAA
- the hslU gene encoding ATP-dependent protease ATPase subunit HslU: MSEFTPREIVSELDRYIIGQNMAKRAVAIALRNRWRRQRLSEEMREEVYPKNILMIGPTGVGKTEIARRLAKLARAPFIKVEATKFTEVGYVGRDVESIIRDLVEMALKMVTEEAKTKVQHQAEDLAEERLLDILLPLPSTQSTNAAGGFGLFGQMESEPDKPEPTTQQKESRQKMRKMLREGKLDDREVEIDLKEQHSTPMMEVITPQGMEGINLQDMLGGLMGGRTKTRRVRVGDAMKLLTEEEAGKLVDQESVQQTAIERVEQSGIVFLDELDKVCARGSEMRGGDVSREGVQRDLLPLVEGTTVSTKYGMVKSDHILFIASGAFQLAKPSDLLPELQGRLPIRVELNSLGQGEFVRILTEPENALTRQYAALMGVEKIDLDFTEDGIEALAEIATRVNETAENIGARRLHTVMEKLLDELSFSAPDRGGEKVVINAAYVNDQLSDLAADEDLSRFIL, translated from the coding sequence ATGTCTGAATTTACCCCCCGTGAGATTGTTTCGGAGTTGGATCGTTACATCATTGGCCAAAACATGGCTAAACGGGCCGTGGCCATCGCCCTGCGTAACCGCTGGCGTCGACAACGGTTATCGGAAGAGATGCGTGAAGAGGTTTACCCTAAAAATATTCTAATGATCGGTCCCACAGGTGTGGGTAAAACCGAAATTGCCCGTCGACTGGCCAAGCTGGCCCGTGCACCTTTTATCAAGGTTGAGGCCACCAAATTTACCGAGGTAGGCTATGTCGGGCGGGATGTGGAGTCGATCATTCGGGACCTGGTGGAAATGGCCCTGAAAATGGTCACCGAAGAGGCTAAAACTAAGGTCCAACACCAAGCTGAAGATCTGGCTGAAGAGCGTTTGTTGGATATTCTTTTGCCACTACCCAGTACGCAATCGACCAATGCTGCTGGGGGGTTTGGTCTGTTTGGACAGATGGAGAGTGAACCCGACAAGCCCGAGCCCACCACGCAGCAGAAGGAGAGCCGCCAGAAGATGCGAAAGATGCTTCGCGAGGGCAAACTGGATGATCGTGAAGTGGAAATTGATCTCAAAGAGCAGCACAGCACACCCATGATGGAGGTTATTACACCTCAGGGGATGGAGGGGATAAACCTTCAGGATATGTTGGGTGGCTTGATGGGTGGCCGTACCAAAACCCGCCGGGTTCGGGTGGGAGATGCCATGAAACTGCTGACGGAAGAGGAAGCAGGTAAATTGGTGGATCAGGAATCGGTACAGCAGACAGCCATTGAGCGTGTGGAGCAGTCGGGTATTGTCTTTTTGGATGAGCTGGACAAGGTGTGTGCCCGTGGTTCAGAGATGCGTGGTGGTGATGTCTCCCGTGAGGGGGTACAACGTGATCTACTGCCTTTGGTAGAGGGTACAACGGTATCCACCAAGTATGGCATGGTCAAAAGTGACCATATTCTGTTTATTGCTTCGGGGGCTTTTCAGTTAGCTAAACCTTCGGATCTATTACCAGAACTCCAAGGTCGTCTGCCGATCCGTGTGGAGCTTAATAGCCTGGGTCAAGGTGAGTTTGTCCGTATTTTGACCGAACCAGAGAACGCTTTAACCCGTCAGTATGCTGCATTAATGGGTGTGGAAAAGATTGATCTGGACTTTACTGAGGATGGTATTGAGGCGTTGGCAGAAATCGCAACCCGTGTGAATGAGACAGCCGAGAACATTGGTGCACGTCGCTTACATACGGTGATGGAGAAGCTGTTGGATGAGCTATCCTTCAGTGCGCCAGACCGCGGTGGTGAAAAAGTGGTGATCAATGCAGCCTACGTAAATGATCAACTCAGTGATCTGGCGGCTGATGAGGATCTTTCCCGCTTTATTCTGTAG